The following coding sequences are from one Pelecanus crispus isolate bPelCri1 chromosome 15, bPelCri1.pri, whole genome shotgun sequence window:
- the HSPG2 gene encoding LOW QUALITY PROTEIN: basement membrane-specific heparan sulfate proteoglycan core protein (The sequence of the model RefSeq protein was modified relative to this genomic sequence to represent the inferred CDS: deleted 1 base in 1 codon): MQKYSPVSGSRLRLLQVTAADSGEYVCRVTSGATTKETAVMVTIQPSGAGAYPPGSATPLRIESPSSAVAEGQSLDLNCVIASPAQATVTWYKRGGSLPAKHQVSGSRLRLLQVTAADSGEYVCRVTSGATTKETSIMVTIQPSGAGAYPPASTTPLRIESSSLSSPVAEGQSLDLNCVIASPAQATVTWYKRGGSLPAKHQVSGSRLRLLQVTAADSGEYVCRVTSGATTKEISIMVTIQPSRPSAYPIGVTPPLRIESSSSSVAEGQTLDLNCIVAGQGQATVTWYKRGGSLPAKHQVSGTHLRIPHATAADSGEYVCRVTSGGVTHETSLIVTIQTGAGSSYAVGVTPPVRIETSSAAVTEGQTLDLNCLVAGQGHPHVTWYRRGGALPPNSQASGTRLRLVQVAVADSGEYVCRVTLGTVTQEASVIVTVPGGSGTYYPSGVSQPLRIESSSSAIAEGQTLDLNCVVAGSGPATVTWYKRGGSLPAGHQVSGTRLRIPQVTAADSGEYVCRVTSGGVTQETSLVITIDDDGANPPHSASVTPPIRIESSASSVTEGQTLDLDCVVAGQGQATITWYKRGGSLPAKHQVSGSRLRLSQLSVADSGEYVCRADTGSVSREATVTITVTSRDSSSYRLQSPIISIDPHSMAVAPGEDATFKCRVHDGARPVNVTWRMGPGQHLQDNVKISTNGSVISITGAHVGNQGAYHCVASNRFGVASSVVNLLVQGAPTVSVMPPGPVTVKEGKSISLECLGRGEPRPLVRWSRLGSRQKVEHQTLLHMDSQAILQLSPAKPEHAGTYVCTAHSALGSAQARVDVNVETAQRHPGAPEVTAPPAVTVVAGDTATLHCTARGEPAPRIEWSKLRAPLPWQHRVVNGSLVIPRAAQQDSGQYICNASSPAGFAEVFVTLDVETPPYATSLPEETVVRAGDALQVQCLAHGTPPLVYAWDKVNGSLSARTIHRAGLLRISPAFPADTGTYRCRVTNRVGTAETFARVAVHGDASDGGDAVGGPLAVRVTPGSLVKGVGSTAEFACTVSGDPRARLEWLKDGGELPPTHSVRDGVLRMPELAWGAQGVYVCRASAPGGQAEDRATLTILALPRALINIRTAVQIVLAGTAVELECLGLGEPRPHVTWSKVGGRIRPGVLVRDGTLTIERVEQADAGQYRCTAANAVGTVQSHVILHVQAAPQIAGQPEVKEVSVGSAAVLPCLASGFPVPEITWSKLEGELPAGARVEGNILTLPAVRHEDAGVYACAATNRRGQETAYYVLKVRERLVPYFGQTPRSFLPLPTIKDAYKRFEILITFRPDAADGLLLYNGQRKTSGADFISFGLVGGRPEFRFDAGSGMATIRHPTPLRLGEYHTVRLLRNLTRGSLALDGHPPVNGTSQGKFQGLDLNEELYLGGYPDFSAVAKTGLSRGFMGCVRQLRIQGEEVAFGDMDLQAHGVTSCPTCQDRPCQNGGVCQDAESGTYVCRCPHGFTGSNCEYSQALHCHPEACGPDATCVNRPDGQGYTCRCHLGKAGERCTEGEAVSVPSFGEAGAFVSYPPLTNVHHELRVEAEFLPLAPDGLLLFSAGKAAPVEDFVALAMAGGHLEFRYELGSGPAVLRSAQPVTLGRWHRVTAERVHKDGTLAVDDAAPVKRSSPGKSQGLNLRTPLYLGGTEPPLRPPTNASFRGCIGEVAINGKKVDLSYSFLRSRGVGQCGQSSPCLRAACLHGGRCLPLPLPAGAPAYRCLCPPGFGGPHCEREEDRCLHRNPCLHGGTCKDNACLCPQGYTGPYCQHSSALAELEQDWPEGSGGGDAPGQFSAAFRDGSYLALPGHLFPRGPPEAPETIELELRTGSADGLLLWHGAPGEGGKAKDFVGLGLKDGHLVFSYQLGSGEATIVSEDPINDGEWHRGDREGRRGWLQVDGEEPVSGESPGANVMANTQGSVYVGGAPDPRRLTAGKFSAGITGCVRGLALAPAGAPRHPIDLRHGAAGGSAAPPCPS, translated from the exons GTCTCTGGCTCCCGGCTGCGGCTGCTGCAGGTGACGGCGGCTGACTCGGGCGAGTACGTGTGCCGGGTGACCAGCGGGGCCACCACCAAGGAAACCTCCATCATGGTGACAATCCAGCCCAGCGGGGCCGGTGCCTACC ccccggccagCACGACCCCATTGCGCATCGAGTCCTCGTCCTTGTCATCGCCCGTGGCCGAGGGCCAGAGCCTGGACCTCAACTGCGTCATCGCCAGCCCCGCGCAGGCCACCGTCACCTGGTACAAGCGCGGGGGGTCCCTCCCGGCCAAGCACCAG GTCTCTGGCTCCCGGCTGCGGCTGCTGCAGGTGACAGCGGCCGACTCGGGCGAGTACGTGTGCCGGGTGACCAGCGGGGCCACCACCAAGGAAATCTCCATCATGGTGACAATCCAACCGAGCAGGCCCAGCGCCTACC CCATTGGTGTCACCCCCCCGCTGCGCATCGAGTCCTCGTCCTCCTCTGTGGCCGAGGGCCAGACCCTGGACCTCAACTGCATCGTGGCCGGGCAGGGACAGGCCACCGTCACCTGGTACAAGCGCGGGGGGTCCCTCCCGGCCAAGCACCAG GTGTCGGGCACCCACCTGCGCATCCCCCACGCGACGGCGGCCGATTCGGGGGAGTACGTGTGCCGGGTGACATCGGGCGGCGTCACACACGAGACGTCCCTGATCGTCACCATCCAGACCGGCGCCGGCTCCTCTTACG CCGTCGGCGTCACGCCGCCGGTGAGGATCGAGACCTCGTCCGCCGCCGTCACCGAGGGACAGACCCTGGACCTCAACTGCCTGGTGGCAGGACAGGGTCACCCCCACGTCACCTGGTACCGGCgcgggggggctctgccccccaacAGCCAG GCATCGGGCACCCGCCTGCGCCTCGTCCAGGTGGCCGTGGCCGATTCGGGGGAGTACGTCTGCCGGGTGACCCTGGGGACCGTCACGCAGGAGGCGTCTGTCATCGTCACCGTGCCCGGCGGCTCCGGCACCTATTACC CCTCCGGCGTCTCCCAGCCCCTCCGCATCGAGTCCTCGTCCTCGGCCATCGCCGAGGGCCAGACCCTGGACCTCAACTGCGTGGTGGCAGGATCCGGCCCCGCCACCGTGACGTGGTACAAGCGCGGCGGCTCCCTGCCCGCCGGCCACCAG GTGTCGGGCACCCGCCTGCGCATCCCCCAGGTGACGGCGGCCGATTCGGGGGAGTACGTGTGCCGGGTGACATCAGGGGGAGTCACACAGGAGACGTCCCTCGTCATCACCATCGATGATGACGGAGCCAACCCACCCCACT CCGCCAGCGTCACGCCGCCCATCCGCATCGAGTCCTCGGCGTCCTCTGTCACCGAGGGACAGACCCTGGACCTCGACTGCGTGGTGGCCGGCCAGGGACAGGCCACCATCACCTGGTACAAGCGTGGGGGGTCCCTCCCGGCCAAGCACCAG GTTTCGGGGTCCCGCCTGCGGCTGTCGCAGCTCTCGGTGGCCGATTCGGGGGAGTACGTGTGTCGGGCGGACACGGGCAGCGTCTCCCGCGAGGCCACCGTCACCATCACCGTCACCTCCCGTGACAGCTCCAGCTACC GTCTGCAGAGCCCCATCATCTCCATCGACCCGCACAGCATGGCGGTGGCACCGGGCGAGGATGCCACCTTCAAGTGCCGCGTCCACGACGGCGCCCGACCCGTCAACGTAACTTGGCGGATGGGACCCGGCCAACATCTCCAAG ACAACGTGAAGATCAGCACCAACGGCTCGGTCATCTCCATCACCGGTGCCCACGTGGGCAACCAGGGCGCCTACCACTGCGTGGCCTCCAACCGCTTCGGCGTCGCCAGCAGCGTTGTCAACCTCCTGGTGCAAG GTGCCCCCACGGTATCTGTGATGCCACCGGGTCCCGTCACGGTGAAGGAAGGCAAATCCATCAGCCTGGAGTGCCTTGGCCGGGGCGAACCGCGGCCCCTGGTGCGCTGGAGCCGGCTGGGCTCCCGGCAGAAGGTGGAGCACCAAACGCTGCTGCACATGGACAGCCAGGCCATCCTGCAG CTCTCGCCGGCCAAGCCGGAGCACGCCGGCACCTACGTCTGCACGGCGCACAGCGCCTTGGGTTCGGCGCAAGCCCGGGTGGACGTCAATGTGGAGACGGCACAGCGGCACCCCGGAGCCCCCGAGGTCACCGCGCCACCCGCCGTCACCGTGGTGGCCGGGGACACTGCCACGCTGCACTGCACGGCCAGAG GCGAGCCAGCGCCCCGGATCGAGTGGTCGAAGCTGCGGgcacccctgccctggcagcaccggGTGGTGAACGGCAGCTTGGTCATCCCCCGTGCCGCGCAGCAGGACTCGGGCCAGTACATCTGCAACGCCAGCAGCCCCGCTGGCTTCGCTGAGGTCTTCGTCACCCTCGACGTGGAGA CGCCACCTTACGCCACCAGCCTGCCCGAGGAGACCGTGGTGCGCGCCGGCGACGCGCTGCAGGTGCAGTGCCTGGCCCACGGCACCCCGCCGCTGGTCTACGCCTGGGACAAGGTCAACGGCAGCCTCTCGGCACGCACCATCCACCGCGCCGGCCTCCTCCGCATCAGCCCGGCGTTCCCTGCCGACACCGGCACCTACCGCTGCCGCGTCACCAACCGCGTCGGCACCGCCGAGACCTTTGCCCGCGTGGCCGTCCATG GTGATGCCAGTGACGGTGGGGACGCCGTCGGCGGTCCCTTGGCCGTACGGGTGACACCGGGAAGCCTTGTCAAGGGGGTGGGCAGCACCGCCGAATTTGCCTGCACCGTCTCGGGGGACCCCCGGGCGCGTCTGGAGTGGCTGAAGGATGGTGGGGAGCTGCCCCCCACACACAGCGTGCGGGACGGGGTGCTGCG GATGCCGGAGCTGGCGTGGGGGGCGCAGGGGGTGTACGTGTGCCGGGCCAGCGCCCCGGGCGGGCAGGCGGAGGACAGGGCCACCCTCACCATCCTGG CTCTCCCCAGGGCCCTGATCAACATCCGGACGGCGGTGCAGATCGTGCTGGCGGGGACGGCAGTGGAGCTGGAGTGCCTGGGTTTGGGCGAACCCCGTCCCCACGTCACCTGGAGTAAAGTGGGGGGCCGTATCCGACCCGGGGTGCTGGTCCGCGACGGCACCCTCACCATCGAACGGGTAGAACAGGCAGACGCCGGGCAGTACCGCTGCACCGCCGCCAACGCCGTGGGCACCGTCCAGTCCCACGTCATCCTCCACGTGCAAG CCGCCCCTCAGATCGCCGGGCAGCCGGAGGTGAAGGAGGTCTCGGTTGGTTCGGCGGCTGTTTTGCCCTGCTTGGCATCCGGCTTCCCCGTACCGGAGATCACCTGGAGCAAG CTGGAGGGGGAGCTGCCGGCGGGTGCCAGGGTGGAGGGGAACATCCTGACGCTGCCGGCCGTGCGCCACGAGGACGCCGGCGTCTACGCCTGCGCCGCCACCAACCGCCGCGGCCAGGAGACGGCTTACTACGTCCTCAAGGTCCGAG AGCGCCTGGTCCCCTATTTCGGGCAGACGccccgctccttcctccccctgcccaccaTCAAGGATGCCTACAAGAGGTTTGAGATCCTCATCACCTTCCGACCGGACGCTGCCGACG GGCTTCTCCTCTACAACGGGCAGCGGAAAACCAGCGGCGCCGACTTCATCTCCTTCGGTTTGGTGGGCGGCCGCCCCGAATTTAG gTTTGACGCCGGTTCGGGCATGGCCACCATCCGGCACCCGACGCCGCTGCGGTTGGGCGAGTACCACACCGTCCGTCTCCTCCGCAACCTCACCCGGGGTTCGCTGGCGCTGGACGGGCACCCGCCGGTGAACGGGACCTCCCAG GGGAAGTTTCAAGGGCTGGATCTGAACGAGGAGCTGTACCTGGGGGGGTACCCCGATTTCAGCGCCGTGGCTAAGACGGGGCTCAGCCGGGGGTTCATGG GCTGCGTGCGCCAGCTCCGCATCCAAGGGGAGGAGGTGGCCTTTGGGGACATGGACCTGCAGGCGCACGGTGTCACCAGTTGTCCCACCTGCCAGGACCGGCCGTGCCAG AACGGCGGCGTGTGCCAGGACGCCGAGAGCGGCACCTACGTCTGCCGCTGTCCCCATGGCTTCACCGGCAGCAACTGCGAGTACTCGCAGGCTTTGCATTGTCACCCGG AGGCGTGCGGGCCTGATGCCACCTGCGTCAACCGGCCGGACGGGCAGGGCTACACCTGCCGCTGCCACCTGGGCAAGGCTGGGGAGAGGTGCACCGAGG GCGAGGCGGTGAGCGTGCCGTCCTTCGGCGAGGCGGGCGCCTTCGTCTCCTACCCGCCCCTCACCAACGTCCACCACGAGCTGCGGGTGGAGGCCGAGTTCCTGCCGCTGGCGCCCGACGGGCTCCTGCTCTTCAGCGCCGGCAAAGCCGCCCCCGTCGAGGACTTCGTCGCCTTGGCCATGGCCGGCGGCCACCTCGAGTTCCGCTACGAGCTGGGCTCAG GCCCGGCGGTGCTCCGGAGCGCCCAGCCGGTGACGCTTGGCCGCTGGCACCGGGTGACGGCCGAGCGGGTGCACAAGGACGGGACGCTGGCGGTGGATGACGCCGCCCCGGTGAAACGCTCCTCGCCCGGCAAGAGCCAAGGCCTCAACCTGCGCACCCCGCTTTACCTGGGGGGCACCGAGCCCCCCCTGCGCCCCCCAACCAACGCCTCCTTCCGCGGCTGCATCGGAGAG GTCGCCATCAACGGGAAGAAGGTGGATCTGTCCTACAGCTTCCTGCGGAGCCGCGGCGTGGGGCAGTGCGGGCAGAGCTCGCCCTGCCTgcgggctgcctgcctgcacgggggccgctgcctgcccctgcccctgcccgccggcGCCCCGGCCTACCGCTGCCTCTGCCCGCCCGGCTTCGGCG GGCCGCACTGCGAGCGGGAGGAGGACCGCTGCCTGCACCGCAACCCCTGCCTGCACGGCGGCACCTGCAAGGACAACGCCTGCCTCTGCCCGCAGGGCTACACCGGCCCCTACTGCCAGCACA GCTCGGCGCTGGcggagctggagcaggactggccggagggcagcgggggTGGGG ACGCCCCTGGACAGTTCAGCGCCGCTTTCCGTGACGGCTCCTACCTGGCCCTGCCCGGTCACCTCTTTCCCCGTGG CCCACCCGAAGCGCCCGAGACCATCGAGCTGGAGCTGCGGACG GGCAGCGCCGAcgggctgctgctgtggcacGGGGCg CCCGGCGAGGGTGGCAAAGCCAAAGATTTCGTCGGCCTCGGCTTGAAGGACGGGCACCTGGTGTTCAG CTACCAGCTGGGCAGCGGCGAGGCCACCATCGTCTCCGAAGACCCCATCAACGACGGCGAGTGGCACCGGGGTGACA GGGAGGGCCGGCGCGGGTGGCTGCAGGTGGACGGGGAGGAGCCGGTGAGCGGGGAGTCGCCGGGAGCCAACGTCATGGCCAACACCCAAGGCAGCGTCTACGTGG